In one Pseudoclavibacter sp. Marseille-Q3772 genomic region, the following are encoded:
- the metG gene encoding methionine--tRNA ligase, which produces MASGESFYVTTPIFYVNDVPHIGHAYAQVAADVLARWHRQRGQDSWFLTGTDEHGQKIMRSAVANNMTPREWADKLVDGAWRPVLETLNLSNDDFIRTTEERHETFVADFLTKLNNDGYIYEDEFEALYCVGCEEFKPESEIIDGTGDYEGKQVCAIHSKPMELMRERNYFFKLSAFQDKLLQFYEENPKFVQPESARNEVISFVKSGLLDLSISRTSFDWGVKVPWDESHIVYVWVDALLNYLSALSTIDGGQERFWPANHIVGKDILRFHAIIWPSLLMAAGIEPPERVFATGWLLVGGEKMSKSKLTGIEPAEITKTFGADAFRYYFMRAIRFGHDGSFSWEDIHARYHAELANGLGNLASRVIAMVNKYFDGEIPQDVPTHVDDEALLAIATDSIHTAETAIDEFAIDRAIAATWKLVDALNLYITEQEPWQLAKDEANRERLAAVLATAIRGIGALAVLINPVMPQTAQKLWAGLGATGELDAVTPAGALEWQSSGRIGTLEPLFPRIELEQE; this is translated from the coding sequence ATGGCATCCGGCGAATCGTTCTACGTCACCACCCCGATCTTCTACGTCAATGACGTACCGCACATCGGCCACGCCTACGCGCAGGTTGCGGCAGATGTGCTCGCGCGCTGGCATCGCCAGCGCGGTCAGGACTCGTGGTTCCTTACCGGTACCGACGAGCACGGTCAAAAGATCATGCGCTCAGCCGTGGCAAATAACATGACCCCGCGTGAGTGGGCAGACAAGCTCGTTGACGGTGCCTGGCGGCCGGTGCTTGAAACGCTCAACCTGTCGAACGACGACTTCATCCGCACGACCGAAGAGCGTCACGAAACATTCGTCGCGGACTTCTTAACCAAGCTCAACAACGACGGCTACATCTACGAGGATGAGTTCGAAGCGCTGTACTGCGTCGGTTGCGAAGAGTTCAAACCCGAATCCGAGATTATCGACGGCACCGGAGACTACGAGGGCAAGCAGGTATGTGCCATCCACTCTAAGCCGATGGAGCTGATGCGCGAACGCAACTACTTCTTCAAGCTCTCGGCTTTCCAAGACAAACTGCTGCAGTTCTACGAAGAGAACCCGAAATTCGTACAGCCAGAATCTGCACGCAACGAAGTAATCAGCTTCGTGAAATCCGGTCTGCTAGACCTTTCGATTTCACGCACCAGTTTTGACTGGGGTGTCAAAGTGCCGTGGGATGAATCCCACATCGTGTACGTCTGGGTGGATGCTCTGCTGAACTACCTCTCAGCACTGTCCACGATCGATGGCGGACAGGAACGCTTCTGGCCCGCGAACCACATCGTCGGTAAAGACATTCTGCGATTCCACGCGATCATCTGGCCGTCGCTGCTCATGGCCGCCGGTATCGAACCGCCAGAGCGGGTGTTTGCTACCGGATGGCTGCTGGTCGGTGGCGAGAAGATGTCGAAATCGAAACTGACCGGTATCGAGCCGGCCGAAATCACCAAAACCTTCGGCGCGGACGCATTCCGGTACTACTTCATGCGAGCGATTCGTTTCGGACACGACGGATCGTTCTCCTGGGAAGACATCCACGCGCGTTACCACGCTGAACTCGCGAACGGCCTGGGCAATCTTGCATCGCGCGTCATCGCCATGGTCAACAAGTACTTCGATGGTGAGATCCCTCAGGATGTGCCGACCCACGTCGATGATGAGGCGCTGCTGGCGATCGCGACCGACAGCATCCACACCGCCGAAACCGCGATTGACGAGTTCGCCATTGACCGGGCCATCGCGGCCACGTGGAAACTGGTCGACGCGCTCAACCTCTACATCACCGAGCAGGAGCCATGGCAGTTGGCCAAGGACGAAGCTAACCGCGAGCGGTTGGCTGCTGTGCTGGCGACGGCAATCCGCGGAATCGGTGCGCTTGCCGTGCTCATCAACCCGGTGATGCCGCAAACCGCACAGAAACTGTGGGCTGGTTTGGGTGCTACGGGCGAGCTGGACGCGGTCACGCCCGCGGGTGCGCTCGAATGGCAGTCCTCGGGTCGCATCGGCACGCTCGAGCCGCTATTCCCGCGCATCGAGCTTGAGCAGGAGTAG
- the rsmI gene encoding 16S rRNA (cytidine(1402)-2'-O)-methyltransferase, which translates to MLILAGTPIGNLADASQRLRETLENASTIACEDTRTTAKLLQLLQIDNRPRLIALHEHNEAEAASEIARIAAEDDVVLVSDAGMPAISDPGFRVVRACADTGVTVTSVPGPTAVITALAVSGLATDRFTFDGFVPRKHGERQQLIERLGHEERTTVLYESPHRIATTLSDFAAAWPDRAVVVCRELTKLHEEVVRGSCAELAQWASGGVRGEIVIVLAGAQPQQLDADTAVQQVLELVRAGTALKVAAGKIAQQTGMRKRELYEASLVARSASDAGPAAT; encoded by the coding sequence ATGCTCATCCTTGCCGGTACGCCGATCGGGAACCTCGCCGACGCCTCCCAACGCTTGCGGGAAACGCTCGAAAACGCATCCACGATTGCCTGCGAAGACACGCGCACGACCGCGAAGCTGCTGCAGTTATTGCAGATCGACAACCGGCCCCGGCTGATTGCCCTGCACGAACACAACGAAGCGGAAGCGGCCAGTGAAATCGCCCGCATCGCAGCCGAAGACGATGTCGTGCTGGTTTCGGATGCGGGCATGCCGGCGATTTCCGACCCGGGATTTCGCGTCGTGCGTGCATGCGCCGACACGGGAGTTACCGTAACCAGCGTGCCGGGTCCCACGGCGGTCATTACTGCGCTCGCGGTCTCCGGGCTGGCGACGGACCGCTTCACCTTCGATGGATTTGTGCCGCGCAAGCACGGCGAGCGGCAACAGTTGATCGAACGTCTCGGTCACGAGGAGCGAACCACCGTGCTGTACGAGTCGCCGCATCGAATCGCGACCACGCTCAGCGACTTCGCCGCAGCATGGCCCGACCGCGCGGTGGTTGTGTGTCGAGAACTCACCAAGTTGCATGAAGAAGTGGTGCGCGGTTCCTGCGCCGAACTGGCGCAGTGGGCCAGTGGCGGCGTGCGCGGTGAGATTGTGATTGTGCTTGCCGGGGCACAGCCCCAGCAGCTGGATGCCGACACAGCAGTTCAGCAGGTGCTCGAGTTGGTGCGTGCGGGCACTGCGCTGAAGGTCGCAGCCGGCAAGATCGCGCAACAAACCGGGATGCGCAAACGCGAACTGTATGAGGCATCGCTCGTCGCGCGATCGGCATCCGATGCTGGACCGGCAGCAACGTAG
- a CDS encoding 4-(cytidine 5'-diphospho)-2-C-methyl-D-erythritol kinase, with the protein MSAESSELGAVVATAPGKVNLSLAVGALGDDGYHPLATTFMALTLVEQVEACPAAEITLEYLPGPIDTTGLPTDESNLAIRAARALAEFTGTTQGAALRITKHVPIAGGMGGGSADAAATLVACDRLWGTNLTNEDLLALGAELGSDVPFALLGGVAVGTGRGDSLAPTMASGEFEWVLRLSDEGMSTPATYRALDEHRERHRKHLEFAEVPEVSEAVVLALRGGDVQALAEALENDLQAPALHLRPDLAEVLELGETEGALAGIVSGSGPTLAFLAEDAAAAAALERTLQRHGHRVIRTTGPAPGARVIEVE; encoded by the coding sequence ATGTCCGCCGAATCCAGCGAATTGGGTGCAGTCGTGGCCACCGCCCCGGGGAAAGTGAATCTCTCGTTAGCGGTCGGCGCGCTCGGTGACGATGGCTATCATCCGTTGGCGACGACGTTTATGGCGCTGACACTGGTTGAACAGGTCGAGGCATGCCCGGCAGCAGAGATCACCCTCGAGTATCTGCCCGGTCCGATTGACACCACCGGGCTGCCGACGGACGAATCCAATCTCGCCATTCGTGCAGCCCGTGCGCTGGCAGAGTTCACCGGTACAACGCAGGGGGCTGCACTTCGAATCACCAAACATGTTCCTATCGCGGGCGGTATGGGTGGCGGTTCAGCGGATGCGGCAGCGACGCTCGTTGCCTGCGATCGGTTGTGGGGGACAAACCTCACCAATGAAGATCTGCTCGCGCTGGGAGCTGAGCTTGGCAGCGATGTGCCATTCGCGCTACTCGGGGGAGTAGCCGTGGGAACGGGGCGCGGGGATAGCCTTGCGCCCACGATGGCCAGCGGTGAGTTCGAGTGGGTGCTCCGCCTGAGCGATGAGGGTATGTCCACACCAGCCACCTATCGGGCACTTGATGAACATCGTGAGCGGCATCGGAAACACCTCGAGTTCGCGGAGGTGCCGGAGGTCTCGGAAGCGGTGGTCTTGGCATTGCGCGGCGGCGATGTACAGGCTCTGGCGGAAGCATTAGAAAACGACCTACAGGCACCCGCCCTGCACTTGCGTCCGGATCTTGCTGAGGTACTCGAGCTCGGCGAGACCGAGGGTGCATTGGCGGGTATCGTCTCGGGTTCTGGTCCGACACTCGCGTTCTTGGCTGAGGATGCGGCGGCGGCGGCAGCGCTTGAACGTACGCTGCAGAGACATGGACATCGGGTGATTCGCACCACCGGCCCCGCGCCCGGCGCTCGCGTCATCGAAGTTGAATAA
- the rsmA gene encoding 16S rRNA (adenine(1518)-N(6)/adenine(1519)-N(6))-dimethyltransferase RsmA gives MAEVELLGPAQVRSLAETLDVQPTKKLGQNFVHDHGTVRRIVKLAGLSAGDHVVEVGPGLGSLTLALLEADARVTAIEIDSRLAAQLPSTVAQMAPEVSAHLRVIESDALKVDTIAGEPNALVANLPYNVSVPVLLHLLARVPSLRRGVVMVQREVGERLAATAGSKVYGAPSVKAAWYGSWRTAGLVGRSVFWPVPNVDSVLVAFTAHETLPGDAQLRERVFSLVDAAFGQRRKMLRQAMAGCFADAQAATAALETANIDPTARGEVLALDDFVRLAQVQVSGIEDARRRGSVG, from the coding sequence GTGGCTGAGGTGGAGCTGCTCGGGCCCGCGCAGGTGCGGTCGCTGGCAGAGACCTTAGACGTACAGCCGACGAAGAAACTCGGCCAGAACTTTGTGCACGATCACGGCACGGTTCGGCGCATCGTGAAACTGGCCGGGCTTAGTGCCGGGGACCATGTCGTCGAGGTTGGGCCGGGTCTAGGCTCGTTGACGCTTGCGCTGCTGGAAGCGGATGCGCGGGTCACCGCGATCGAGATTGACTCTCGGCTGGCCGCACAGCTACCGAGCACCGTTGCGCAGATGGCACCAGAGGTAAGCGCACACCTGCGGGTCATCGAGTCTGATGCCCTGAAAGTTGACACCATTGCCGGGGAACCGAACGCATTGGTCGCCAATCTGCCGTACAACGTCTCGGTGCCCGTGCTCCTGCACCTGCTGGCGCGTGTGCCGTCGCTGCGTCGTGGTGTGGTGATGGTACAACGCGAGGTGGGTGAGCGCTTAGCGGCGACCGCCGGCTCGAAGGTGTACGGAGCTCCCAGTGTTAAAGCGGCATGGTATGGCTCGTGGCGCACTGCCGGTCTGGTTGGCCGCTCGGTGTTTTGGCCGGTACCGAATGTGGATTCGGTGCTCGTCGCGTTTACTGCGCACGAAACGCTACCCGGTGATGCGCAGTTGCGCGAGCGCGTGTTTTCGCTGGTTGATGCTGCGTTCGGGCAGCGGCGAAAGATGCTGCGCCAGGCGATGGCCGGCTGTTTTGCAGACGCGCAGGCAGCGACAGCAGCGTTGGAAACAGCAAATATCGATCCGACCGCTCGCGGCGAAGTGCTCGCGCTCGACGATTTTGTGCGGCTAGCGCAGGTGCAGGTCAGCGGTATCGAGGATGCGCGCAGGCGCGGCTCAGTAGGGTGA
- a CDS encoding phospholipid carrier-dependent glycosyltransferase → MPATTTSQTAPRVTAASSRSGSHRLMPPVGSWLDDLWQRWTATDRGRQRTEWVVVGFITLIAALVRFVRLGEPGRIIFDEVYYVLDGWTLANLGYESEWPENQVQLWESGQHDAYTGSPSYVVHPPLGKYLIGWGIQLFGPENVYAWRMAVAIFGTLAIPLCYLVGKRLFRSIPMAAIPAGFLALDGHAIVTSRVSILDIMVMFFALLGFYFILIDRDRQREQILAWARQWRINEHAKDPSVPLGSTPSPWRFTINRPQQRPTGPDWGPVLWNRPWLLAAAAALGCCIAVKWSGLYFLAFFCLFTIGVDAATRKQAGVNLWLSGAVLKQGPVSFILTVPIAAAIYLLSYAGWFITGKGYNGIVATGAWDGSGSFGEWLRLTREHFFSYQTQIYEFHSRLSAGHDYNSSPWEWPFLLRPTAFSYYDIEPGTSPDCPTYHCVEAVTSLSNPLIFWLGTISIMFLIMLMFVKPAWQYAAILVGYFAGYLPWLLTGRTSVYHFYVIAWLPFMLLASAYAIQTIAGKPTDDRRMRTRNINIVVGFMAAVVVVSAFFYPIWTGMRMPEWVFNLHHWLPGWK, encoded by the coding sequence GTGCCAGCCACGACAACTAGCCAAACTGCCCCGCGCGTGACCGCGGCTTCGAGCCGTTCCGGTTCGCATCGATTAATGCCGCCGGTTGGCTCATGGCTGGATGATCTGTGGCAGCGCTGGACCGCCACCGATCGCGGACGTCAGCGAACTGAATGGGTCGTTGTCGGCTTCATCACGTTGATCGCCGCGCTGGTTCGATTCGTGCGGCTGGGGGAGCCCGGCCGGATCATCTTCGATGAGGTCTATTACGTTCTCGATGGGTGGACGCTTGCGAATCTCGGCTACGAATCCGAGTGGCCCGAGAACCAGGTGCAGTTATGGGAGTCGGGGCAGCACGATGCCTATACCGGTTCGCCCTCGTATGTCGTGCATCCACCGTTAGGTAAGTACCTGATCGGATGGGGGATACAGCTATTCGGCCCCGAGAACGTGTACGCATGGCGTATGGCGGTGGCGATATTCGGCACGCTGGCAATTCCGCTGTGCTACCTGGTCGGCAAACGGCTCTTCCGCTCGATTCCGATGGCAGCAATTCCCGCCGGATTCCTCGCGCTGGACGGCCACGCCATCGTTACCAGCCGCGTCTCCATCCTCGACATCATGGTGATGTTCTTTGCGCTGCTCGGGTTCTACTTCATCCTCATCGACCGTGACCGACAGCGCGAACAGATCCTTGCGTGGGCGCGCCAGTGGCGTATCAACGAACACGCCAAGGACCCTTCGGTGCCGCTGGGGTCCACTCCGAGTCCGTGGCGGTTCACCATTAATCGGCCACAGCAGCGCCCCACCGGGCCCGATTGGGGCCCCGTACTGTGGAATCGACCGTGGCTGCTGGCCGCGGCTGCGGCACTGGGCTGCTGCATCGCAGTCAAATGGTCTGGGCTGTACTTCCTAGCGTTCTTCTGTCTCTTCACCATCGGCGTGGATGCGGCCACCCGCAAGCAGGCGGGTGTCAACCTGTGGCTTTCGGGAGCGGTGCTGAAGCAGGGGCCGGTCTCATTCATCCTCACGGTGCCGATCGCCGCCGCGATCTACCTGCTCAGCTATGCCGGTTGGTTCATTACCGGAAAGGGCTACAACGGCATCGTGGCCACCGGCGCTTGGGATGGCTCAGGTTCGTTCGGTGAGTGGTTGCGGCTGACTCGCGAACACTTCTTCAGCTACCAGACACAGATCTACGAATTTCACTCGCGGCTCTCGGCGGGGCACGATTACAACTCCAGCCCGTGGGAGTGGCCATTCCTACTGAGACCGACCGCGTTCAGCTATTACGACATCGAACCGGGAACGTCTCCAGACTGTCCCACATACCACTGTGTCGAAGCGGTCACCTCGCTATCGAACCCGCTGATCTTCTGGCTGGGCACGATCTCGATCATGTTCCTGATCATGCTCATGTTCGTGAAGCCAGCGTGGCAGTATGCGGCAATTCTGGTCGGCTATTTCGCCGGCTACCTGCCGTGGTTGCTCACCGGCCGCACCTCGGTGTACCACTTCTATGTCATCGCCTGGCTGCCGTTCATGCTGCTCGCATCCGCATATGCCATCCAGACCATCGCCGGAAAACCCACTGATGACCGACGAATGAGAACAAGGAATATCAACATCGTGGTCGGGTTTATGGCCGCTGTTGTTGTCGTGTCAGCGTTCTTCTATCCGATCTGGACGGGGATGCGCATGCCGGAGTGGGTATTTAACCTGCACCACTGGCTGCCCGGTTGGAAGTAA
- a CDS encoding TatD family hydrolase, with product MAEHTADHSHPTRRSAVAESGHRRDLNYPELPEPLAAPCYDNHTHLEIEDGETGLSIEEHLRYAQQVGIDGAITVGGDVASSRWQVWAANQSERLLAAVAIHPNEAPNYARAGTLAQAITTIDELADDPRVAAIGETGLDFFRTSGEEALAAQFASFEAHIEIAKRRRLPMQIHDRDAHDEVVETLRRVGAPEGTVFHCFSGDESLARIAADEGWYCSFAGTVTFKNAQNLRDALRVVPLDRLLVETDAPYLTPVPYRGRPNAPYLIPLTVRFMADELGMEERALAEQIAHNTLELYGPFAAGERAKWLSQVGRG from the coding sequence ATGGCCGAACACACCGCTGACCACTCGCATCCCACCCGCCGTTCGGCAGTTGCCGAGAGCGGGCACCGACGCGACCTCAACTACCCGGAACTACCGGAACCGCTTGCGGCCCCGTGCTACGACAATCACACGCACCTCGAGATCGAGGACGGCGAGACCGGGCTGAGCATCGAAGAACATCTGCGCTATGCCCAGCAGGTGGGCATCGACGGCGCGATCACCGTAGGCGGCGATGTTGCATCCAGTCGCTGGCAGGTATGGGCTGCGAACCAGTCCGAACGCCTACTTGCGGCAGTGGCGATCCACCCTAATGAAGCACCGAACTACGCGCGTGCTGGCACATTGGCGCAGGCCATTACCACGATCGACGAATTAGCTGATGATCCTCGCGTCGCTGCTATCGGCGAAACCGGACTTGATTTCTTCCGCACTAGCGGTGAGGAAGCCCTAGCCGCTCAATTTGCATCCTTTGAAGCCCATATCGAAATCGCCAAACGTCGGAGACTGCCGATGCAGATTCACGATCGGGATGCACATGATGAGGTGGTTGAGACGCTGCGGCGGGTCGGTGCGCCTGAGGGCACGGTTTTTCACTGTTTTTCCGGAGATGAATCCCTCGCACGTATTGCTGCCGATGAGGGCTGGTACTGCTCGTTTGCGGGCACGGTGACGTTCAAGAATGCGCAGAACCTTCGGGATGCGCTGCGCGTAGTGCCGCTCGATCGTCTACTGGTGGAGACCGATGCGCCGTATCTCACCCCGGTGCCCTACCGTGGTCGCCCGAACGCTCCCTACCTGATCCCGCTCACGGTGCGGTTCATGGCCGACGAACTCGGCATGGAGGAACGAGCGTTGGCTGAGCAGATCGCGCACAACACCCTCGAACTGTACGGGCCGTTTGCCGCGGGCGAGCGAGCGAAGTGGTTGTCGCAGGTGGGACGTGGCTGA